The Canis lupus familiaris isolate Mischka breed German Shepherd chromosome 27, alternate assembly UU_Cfam_GSD_1.0, whole genome shotgun sequence genome window below encodes:
- the KCNA6 gene encoding potassium voltage-gated channel subfamily A member 6, with amino-acid sequence MRSERSLALAAPAEVRGPEGEQQDAGDFPEAAAGGGCCSSERLVINISGLRFETQLRTLSLFPDTLLGDPGRRVRFFDPLRNEYFFDRNRPSFDAILYYYQSGGRLRRPVNVPLDIFLEEIRFYQLGDEALAAFREDEGCLPEGGEDEKPLPSQPFQRQVWLLFEYPESSGPARGIAIVSVLVILISIVIFCLETLPQFRADGRGGSNGVSRDSPISRGSQEEDEDEDDSYTFHPGIPPGGMVAGSSSSLSTLGGSFFTDPFFLVETLCIVWFTFELLVRFSACPSKPAFFRNIMNIIDLVAIFPYFITLGTELVQQQEQQSASGGGGQNGQQAMSLAILRVIRLVRVFRIFKLSRHSKGLQILGKTLQASMRELGLLIFFLFIGVILFSSAVYFAEADDDDSLFPSIPDAFWWAVVTMTTVGYGDMYPMTVGGKIVGSLCAIAGVLTIALPVPVIVSNFNYFYHRETEQEEQGQYTHVTCGQPAPDLKAADSGLGKPEFSETTRERRPSYLPPPHRAYAEKRMLTEV; translated from the coding sequence ATGAGGTCGGAGAGGTCCCTGGCGCTGGCGGCGCCGGCGGAGGTCCGGGGGCCCGAGGGCGAGCAGCAGGACGCGGGGGACTtcccggaggcggcggcgggcgggggctgcTGCAGTAGCGAGCGGCTGGTGATCAACATCTCGGGGCTGCGCTTCGAGACCCAGCTGCGCACCCTGTCGCTGTTCCCCGACACGCTGCTGGGGGACCCGGGCCGCAGGGTCCGCTTCTTCGACCCCCTGCGGAACGAGTACTTCTTCGACCGCAACCGGCCCAGCTTCGACGCCATCCTCTACTACTACCAGTCCGGGGGCCGCCTGCGGAGGCCCGTCAACGTGCCCCTGGACATCTTCCTGGAGGAGATCCGCTTCTACCAGCTCGGGGACGAGGCCCTGGCGGCCTTCCGGGAGGACGAGGGCTGCCTGCCTGAAGGCGGCGAGGACGAGAAGCCGCTGCCCTCCCAGCCCTTCCAGCGCCAGGTGTGGCTGCTCTTCGAGTACCCCGAGAGCTCAGGCCCCGCCAGGGGCATCGCCATCGTCTCCGTGTTGGTCATTCTCATCTCCATCGTCATCTTTTGCCTGGAGACCTTGCCCCAGTTCCGCGCAGATGGTCGAGGTGGGAGCAATGGTGTGAGCAGGGACTCCCCAATTTCTAGGGGTAGTCAGGAGGAAGACGAGGATGAAGATGATTCCTATACCTTTCATCCTGGCATCCCCCCGGGGGGCATGGTGGCAGGGAGCTCATCCTCACTAAGTACTCTTGGGGGCTCTTTCTTTACCGACCCCTTCTTTCTGGTGGAGACCCTGTGCATAGTTTGGTTCACCTTCGAGCTCCTGGTTCGCTTCTCTGCCTGCCCCAGCAAGCCAGCCTTCTTCCGCAACATCATGAACATCATTGACTTGGTGGCCATCTTCCCCTACTTCATCACCCTGGGCACCGAGCTGgtgcagcagcaggagcagcagtcAGCCAGTGGAGGGGGTGGCCAGAATGGGCAGCAGGCCATGTCCCTGGCCATCCTCAGAGTGATCCGCCTGGTCCGGGTGTTCCGCATCTTCAAGCTCTCCCGCCACTCCAAGGGGCTGCAGATCCTGGGCAAGACCTTGCAGGCCTCCATGAGGGAGCTGGGCCTgctcatcttcttcctcttcatcgGAGTCATCCTCTTCTCCAGTGCCGTCTACTTCGCAGAGGCTGATGATGACGATTCACTCTTTCCCAGCATCCCGGACGCCTTCTGGTGGGCAGTAGTTACAATGACCACGGTAGGTTATGGAGACATGTACCCCATGACAGTGGGGGGCAAGATCGTGGGCTCGCTGTGTGCCATCGCCGGGGTCCTCACCATCGCCCTGCCTGTGCCCGTCATTGTCTCCAACTTCAACTACTTCTACCACCGGGAGACAGAGCAGGAGGAGCAAGGCCAGTATACCCATGTCACTTGTGGGCAGCCTGCGCCAGACCTGAAGGCAGCTGACAGTGGACTTGGCAAGCCTGAATTCTCCGAGACCACTCGGGAACGGAGACCCAGCTACCTTCCCCCTCCACATCGGGCATATGCAGAGAAAAGGATGCTCACTGAGGTTTGA